The Acinetobacter pittii genome contains a region encoding:
- a CDS encoding phospholipase D family protein — protein sequence MINQLYQQYSNMALNAWGFTNTPSYNGTYDPDENDTVTNSFNWLNDEHAAEKTKQGLTAFVALDDAFISIASRMYLIRNAKEKIDLQYYIWTNDFVGNLMLHELLTAADRGVKIRLLIDDQNGIKLDGVLRSLLHHPNFEIRLFNPYKFRYLRILDYIFRFKKVNHRMHNKLIIADGMIAVTGGRNISSEYFDASSKFQFTDLDILFYGHTVQHAQVVFNDFWQSDLSQNATELIGTCAVHHLQSLRQHYHDLLHESENHIQTEDKLSDAQTYLKELLQNYPIQWSKAYFVADSPKKILGSASKEEMLYSQVMAIMGEPEQHIELASAYFVPTQQGTYYLKQLKVQGVKVRVLTNSFAANDVAIVHAFYSQYRVEMLKSGVELFEFKPFLERRRRTWYEVVTGSVIPAKGKNKSSLHAKFFDVDGKVFIGSFNFDPRSTYLNTEVGLVIESSQLQAQVSVMLDQHLPQVAYQLKLNNEGKIIWLDYQADGKIIEYDKDPDTSLFQRTMVKAVSYLPIEWMM from the coding sequence ATGATTAATCAACTGTATCAGCAGTATAGTAATATGGCATTAAATGCTTGGGGCTTTACAAATACACCTTCGTATAACGGTACATACGACCCTGATGAGAATGATACAGTGACGAATAGCTTTAATTGGTTAAATGATGAGCATGCAGCAGAAAAAACTAAACAAGGATTAACTGCTTTTGTCGCACTAGATGATGCCTTTATCAGTATCGCTTCTCGTATGTACCTCATTAGAAATGCAAAAGAAAAGATCGATTTACAATACTATATTTGGACCAATGATTTTGTTGGAAACTTAATGCTGCATGAGTTGCTAACGGCGGCAGATCGTGGCGTAAAAATCCGTTTACTCATCGATGATCAAAACGGAATAAAGCTTGATGGCGTTCTCAGGAGTCTTCTACACCACCCTAATTTTGAAATTCGATTATTTAATCCATATAAATTTAGATATTTAAGAATCTTGGACTATATTTTTCGATTCAAAAAAGTAAACCATCGCATGCATAATAAATTAATTATTGCAGATGGCATGATTGCTGTAACCGGCGGTAGAAATATCAGCAGTGAATATTTTGATGCAAGTAGTAAGTTTCAGTTTACAGATTTAGATATTTTATTTTATGGCCATACAGTACAGCATGCTCAAGTCGTATTTAATGATTTTTGGCAAAGTGATTTAAGTCAAAATGCTACCGAGCTCATAGGAACATGTGCTGTCCACCACTTACAATCACTCAGGCAGCACTATCATGATCTACTTCATGAAAGTGAAAATCATATTCAAACTGAAGATAAACTTTCTGATGCACAAACTTATTTAAAAGAGCTCCTACAAAATTATCCAATTCAATGGTCAAAAGCATATTTCGTTGCAGATTCACCTAAAAAAATCTTAGGGTCAGCCTCTAAAGAAGAGATGCTTTATAGTCAAGTTATGGCCATTATGGGTGAACCTGAGCAGCATATTGAATTAGCCTCAGCTTATTTTGTACCGACTCAGCAAGGAACTTATTATTTAAAACAGTTAAAAGTACAGGGAGTTAAAGTCAGGGTTTTAACTAACTCTTTCGCTGCAAATGATGTAGCAATTGTGCATGCTTTTTATAGTCAATATCGAGTCGAGATGCTCAAAAGTGGTGTAGAACTATTTGAGTTTAAGCCCTTTTTAGAACGAAGACGCCGAACATGGTATGAAGTAGTTACAGGAAGTGTAATCCCTGCAAAAGGTAAAAATAAATCGAGCTTACATGCCAAATTTTTTGACGTAGACGGTAAAGTATTCATTGGTTCATTTAACTTTGATCCACGTTCAACCTATTTAAATACTGAGGTTGGCCTTGTTATTGAGTCGAGTCAACTACAAGCTCAAGTTTCAGTCATGCTTGATCAGCATTTACCACAAGTTGCCTACCAGCTTAAGTTAAATAATGAAGGAAAGATCATTTGGTTAGATTATCAGGCAGATGGAAAAATTATTGAATACGACAAAGACCCAGATACGAGCCTTTTTCAACGTACCATGGTTAAAGCAGTTTCATATTTACCAATTGAATGGATGATGTAA
- a CDS encoding phage capsid protein, whose product MITNRQNVQNNSNSSPHPITQNTLIDRFSPIYWKIDGPQTMSFAITNYGNGFEASFRSRMANDLVGISWDSSDTKDHKFLAYETKYSYAGVVWDFDIELSASMPVLNNPSLTPTLTVYYKDNGVDKIAYIVLFNYANNPSSRTAHIRINWDTVKAGFSATDSFPVTNIQRISFSGFTSDYNSQSATPLSQPKDGYIRLTNSVVTGTNAKLNLSRVVVPQHNYGICTSYDDHYDLNPQRLVNNMVALGYQGLVNHYCGMSHYPEMTWKSDINKWQIPDTLVTGEAVVNSCTRKWHEKYAQALHSASMQPIFGVSFEMYSLGANEYWAQRDWNNNLGRTGYEPPSYFFSLSHQNALAYLHKVFIEFADTMVAGGCDVNMQIGEPWWWYNTGTNLPCVYDYPTKLAFNADTGLYAPDLGTIYEAMNKTGTPYDEFKTWLRNKLGQTCQNIRTVIKAKYSSAKVSPLIFFPSIQSPIQTLATYINYPSQHYSYPNFDYMMTEAYDWLLEARLDLAHQAVSQIPIQGLGYPANKVIYLSGFVPDESIAYIYGFDKNKPYRTPIWQRIFGDMKNNVPLGLMKQFIWAYPQVMYDSITIDTTQAPNGFFVENTLYSPISDNTPYPPDIYL is encoded by the coding sequence ATGATAACTAATCGACAAAATGTGCAAAATAATTCTAATTCATCACCTCACCCAATCACTCAAAATACACTTATTGATCGGTTTAGTCCTATTTACTGGAAAATAGACGGACCACAAACCATGTCTTTTGCCATTACGAATTATGGGAATGGATTTGAGGCATCTTTTAGATCACGTATGGCAAATGACTTGGTAGGAATTAGTTGGGATTCTTCCGATACTAAAGATCATAAATTTTTAGCGTATGAAACCAAATATAGCTATGCAGGGGTAGTTTGGGATTTCGATATTGAATTATCTGCCTCTATGCCGGTGCTAAACAATCCGAGTTTAACGCCGACTTTAACGGTGTACTATAAAGATAATGGTGTAGATAAAATTGCATATATTGTCCTATTTAATTACGCAAATAATCCTTCATCGCGAACGGCGCACATCCGTATTAACTGGGATACAGTAAAAGCAGGTTTTTCGGCTACAGATAGCTTTCCGGTAACTAATATTCAGCGAATTTCATTCTCTGGATTTACCAGTGACTATAATAGCCAATCCGCCACGCCTTTAAGCCAACCAAAAGATGGCTACATTCGTCTGACCAACTCAGTCGTGACTGGAACAAATGCAAAGTTAAATTTGAGCCGTGTGGTTGTCCCTCAGCACAATTATGGTATCTGTACCAGCTATGACGACCACTATGATTTAAACCCCCAGCGCCTAGTCAATAATATGGTCGCTTTGGGATATCAAGGTTTGGTTAATCACTATTGTGGAATGTCACATTATCCTGAAATGACATGGAAAAGTGATATTAATAAATGGCAAATACCAGATACGTTGGTAACAGGTGAGGCGGTCGTTAACTCATGTACCCGTAAATGGCATGAGAAATATGCTCAGGCTTTACATAGCGCAAGTATGCAACCCATCTTTGGGGTAAGCTTTGAAATGTATTCCTTGGGGGCTAATGAATATTGGGCACAGCGTGACTGGAATAATAACTTAGGTCGGACAGGTTATGAGCCACCTAGCTATTTCTTTAGTTTAAGCCATCAAAATGCTTTGGCCTATCTACATAAAGTCTTTATTGAATTTGCAGATACAATGGTTGCAGGGGGATGTGATGTAAACATGCAGATTGGTGAACCTTGGTGGTGGTATAACACGGGTACAAATCTACCTTGTGTATATGACTATCCAACTAAACTGGCATTTAATGCAGATACGGGTTTATATGCGCCAGATCTTGGCACTATTTACGAAGCAATGAATAAAACAGGAACGCCATATGATGAGTTTAAAACATGGCTTAGAAATAAATTAGGACAAACTTGTCAAAACATTCGCACCGTGATCAAAGCAAAATATTCCAGTGCAAAAGTTAGCCCACTTATTTTCTTTCCTTCTATTCAATCTCCAATTCAGACATTAGCAACTTATATTAACTATCCAAGCCAACACTATTCATATCCTAATTTTGATTACATGATGACAGAAGCTTATGACTGGTTATTAGAAGCTCGCCTAGACTTGGCACATCAGGCAGTTTCTCAAATACCGATACAAGGGCTAGGCTATCCTGCCAATAAAGTCATTTACTTATCTGGATTTGTTCCTGATGAATCTATTGCTTATATTTATGGGTTCGACAAAAACAAACCTTATCGCACACCTATCTGGCAAAGAATTTTTGGTGATATGAAAAACAATGTTCCTCTCGGTTTAATGAAGCAATTTATTTGGGCCTATCCACAAGTTATGTATGATTCAATTACGATTGATACCACTCAAGCCCCAAATGGCTTCTTTGTTGAAAATACGCTTTATTCGCCAATTAGTGATAACACACCATATCCACCAGATATTTACCTCTAA
- the adhC gene encoding S-(hydroxymethyl)glutathione dehydrogenase/class III alcohol dehydrogenase encodes MKSRAAVAFAPGKPLEIVEVDVAPPQAGEVLIKITHTGVCHTDAFTLSGDDPEGVFPAILGHEGAGIVVEVGEGVTSVKPGDHVIPLYTAECKECLFCKSGKTNLCVAVRATQGKGVMPDGTTRFSYNGEPIYHYMGCSTFSEYTVVAEVSLAKINPEANHEQVCLLGCGVTTGIGAVHNTAKVQEGDSVAVFGLGGIGLAVVQGARQAKAGRIIVVDTNPDKFELAKQFGATDFLNPKDYDQPIQQVIVEMTGWGVDHSFECIGNVNVMRSALECAHRGWGQSVIIGVAGAGQEISTRPFQLVTGRKWLGTAFGGVKGRSQLPKMVEDAMKGEIQLEPFVTHTMPLQDINTAFDLMHEGKSIRTVIHF; translated from the coding sequence ATGAAATCTCGTGCAGCTGTCGCCTTTGCCCCAGGAAAACCTTTAGAGATTGTTGAAGTTGATGTTGCACCACCTCAAGCGGGTGAAGTTTTAATAAAAATTACCCATACGGGCGTTTGTCATACCGATGCTTTTACATTATCTGGCGATGACCCAGAAGGTGTTTTTCCTGCCATCTTAGGTCATGAAGGCGCAGGTATTGTGGTTGAAGTGGGTGAGGGCGTAACAAGCGTTAAACCTGGTGACCATGTGATTCCACTTTATACAGCTGAATGTAAAGAATGCTTATTCTGTAAATCTGGAAAAACTAACCTGTGTGTTGCGGTACGTGCTACTCAAGGTAAGGGTGTAATGCCAGATGGCACCACACGTTTCTCATATAACGGCGAACCAATTTACCACTACATGGGTTGTTCAACATTTAGTGAATATACGGTAGTTGCAGAAGTCTCTTTAGCTAAAATCAATCCTGAAGCGAATCACGAACAAGTTTGTTTACTTGGATGTGGTGTGACAACGGGTATTGGCGCCGTGCATAACACAGCAAAAGTACAAGAAGGTGATTCGGTTGCTGTATTTGGTTTAGGCGGTATTGGTTTGGCTGTTGTACAAGGTGCACGTCAAGCGAAAGCAGGGCGCATTATTGTCGTAGATACAAACCCAGATAAATTTGAACTTGCTAAACAGTTTGGTGCTACCGATTTCTTAAATCCAAAAGATTATGATCAACCTATTCAGCAAGTGATTGTAGAAATGACAGGTTGGGGCGTAGATCATTCATTTGAATGTATCGGTAACGTCAATGTTATGCGCTCGGCTCTAGAATGTGCACATCGTGGGTGGGGACAATCAGTCATTATTGGTGTTGCTGGTGCAGGCCAAGAAATTTCGACTCGTCCATTCCAGCTAGTGACAGGCCGTAAATGGTTAGGTACTGCTTTTGGTGGGGTAAAAGGCCGTTCACAACTTCCTAAAATGGTCGAAGATGCTATGAAAGGTGAAATTCAACTTGAGCCTTTTGTGACTCATACTATGCCTTTACAAGACATTAATACTGCTTTTGATTTAATGCACGAAGGTAAATCAATTCGTACTGTTATTCATTTCTAA
- a CDS encoding GFA family protein: MLEMSHVGSCLCNEIKFSIRNEINTVYHCHCSLCRKQTGTGSNAATLVNKNRFEWLSGLELVRTYKKETGFTSSFCSKCGSPVPNLVGSTDFMWIPLGLLDQDIVVLKKLNFCMVSKTNWANTIAADESYNQLPTLNELKILFD, encoded by the coding sequence ATACTCGAGATGAGCCATGTAGGTTCTTGTCTATGCAATGAGATCAAATTTTCTATTCGTAATGAAATAAACACGGTTTATCATTGCCACTGTAGTCTCTGCCGTAAACAAACCGGAACGGGATCAAACGCAGCAACGTTAGTGAATAAGAATAGATTTGAATGGTTATCAGGTTTAGAACTTGTCCGCACCTATAAAAAAGAAACTGGCTTCACGTCTTCATTTTGTAGCAAATGCGGATCACCAGTACCTAACTTAGTGGGCAGTACCGACTTTATGTGGATTCCACTAGGGCTATTAGATCAAGATATTGTTGTGCTAAAGAAACTTAATTTTTGTATGGTTTCAAAAACCAATTGGGCAAATACAATAGCGGCTGATGAGTCCTATAACCAACTTCCCACTTTAAATGAACTAAAAATACTTTTTGATTAA
- a CDS encoding MFS transporter → MKEVALSDLINQQKVGRYQKFILLTCLLLMIMDGYDIQSMAYAAPMIIEEWGVHKTMLGIVFSASLFGLFVGSFLLSSLSDRFGRRPILLISTFMFSILMLVTPHVGNIEQLTAIRFVTGIFLGGIMPNVMAYSSEIVPYKSRIFTMMVISCGYTVGAMLGGGISALLVPWGGWQAIFYFGGIVPLIIFFITFFKLPESLYFLSENSKNTPKILFWLNKFYPALTFNSEMKIINTTEVQVKKSPLELFKNKRAFFTYSIWIISILNMISLYFLANWLPTLSKESGLSLNQALMIGSTLQLGGTIGSVVMGLKIDKTGFYKVLIPVFLVAVISVALIGYAVSHIVLLFVIIFIAGFAIVGGQPAINALSASYYPVSLRTTGVGWSIGIARLGSVIGPLFGGYLSQFLVITHLFVIAAIPSLFVIVMLMIQAKYRS, encoded by the coding sequence ATGAAAGAAGTTGCATTAAGTGATCTGATCAATCAGCAGAAAGTTGGGCGATATCAGAAATTTATTTTGTTAACCTGTTTATTGCTGATGATTATGGATGGATATGACATTCAGTCCATGGCTTACGCAGCCCCCATGATTATTGAAGAATGGGGCGTTCATAAAACTATGTTAGGCATTGTGTTTAGCGCCAGCTTATTTGGTTTGTTTGTCGGATCATTTTTATTAAGTTCTCTTTCCGATCGTTTTGGCCGCCGTCCAATCCTACTGATCTCAACCTTTATGTTCTCCATATTGATGCTGGTAACACCACATGTCGGCAACATTGAACAATTGACTGCAATCCGCTTTGTTACAGGAATTTTTTTAGGAGGTATCATGCCAAATGTTATGGCTTATAGCTCCGAAATTGTTCCATATAAATCTCGTATTTTCACCATGATGGTCATTTCTTGTGGCTATACGGTCGGGGCAATGTTAGGAGGAGGCATATCCGCCTTATTGGTTCCTTGGGGAGGATGGCAAGCGATTTTCTATTTTGGCGGTATTGTTCCTTTAATTATTTTCTTTATTACGTTCTTTAAGCTGCCAGAGTCTTTATATTTTTTAAGTGAAAATAGTAAAAATACGCCCAAAATTTTGTTTTGGTTAAATAAATTTTATCCTGCATTAACATTCAATTCAGAGATGAAAATCATCAATACGACTGAAGTTCAGGTTAAGAAGTCACCGCTTGAGTTATTTAAAAATAAGCGTGCGTTTTTTACCTATTCTATTTGGATCATTAGTATTTTAAATATGATCAGCCTCTATTTTCTGGCGAACTGGCTACCGACTTTGTCTAAAGAGTCAGGACTCTCATTAAATCAGGCATTGATGATTGGCTCTACTCTACAATTAGGCGGTACGATTGGTAGTGTTGTGATGGGTCTTAAAATCGATAAAACTGGGTTTTATAAAGTATTAATTCCTGTTTTTTTGGTTGCAGTGATTAGTGTTGCTTTAATTGGCTATGCTGTTAGCCATATCGTTCTATTATTTGTCATCATTTTTATTGCTGGCTTTGCGATTGTTGGTGGGCAACCTGCCATTAATGCACTGTCTGCGAGTTATTACCCAGTTTCACTTCGTACCACTGGTGTGGGCTGGAGTATTGGCATTGCCCGTTTAGGTTCGGTCATTGGTCCGTTATTTGGTGGCTATCTTTCTCAATTTCTGGTCATTACCCATTTATTTGTAATTGCGGCTATACCTTCATTGTTCGTTATTGTTATGCTGATGATTCAGGCTAAGTACCGATCATAA
- a CDS encoding ATP-binding cassette domain-containing protein has product MTKRTINIYRARQNNLKNISLKIPKHEIVVFTGVSGSGKSSLVFETIGAEAQRQINETQDSFVRNRLQHFGVADVDKIENLNVPVIINQKPLTGNIRSTVATITDIYANLRLLFSRMGEPFIGYSNVFSFNHPNGMCPQCEGIGLKQTIDIYKILNLDKSLNEEGAINFPTYQPTAWRWTRYADSGYFDLDKKLKDYSEKEWELLLYAPQHKPLNPTSKWRKTALYEGLVTRFERNFLKGEAQERNRYRNKLEDIITPKECSLCKGQRLNQKSLSCKINGKNIADCTALSVSTLLEFIESIKSEKFETVLHELINKLSNLNLVGLSYLNLNRVSNTLSGGESQRIKMVKHLGNSLVDLLYIFDEPSIGLHPKDLDNIIKIIQKIRDKGNSVLLVEHDPDLIRTADHVIDMGPLSGVNGGQIIYQGTFEELKNSSGLTGEFFRRPNTYKKTPRMSNEWISIKNAHLFNLKNIDVDIPKNCLSVITGVAGSGKSTLISKVLPQRYPETKVIDQSAITASIRSNLLTYLDLLDPIRQLFAKANKVSAKLFSFNSEGACPQCKGSGIEKIELAFLDDVEMTCDLCHGSGYAPEVLKYHYKDKNIAEILKMTVTEASHFFEDRNLQQQFNSLVSLGLDYIAIGQRLNTFSGGERQRLKLSKELNETDNIFVLDEPSTGLHPSDTEKLISLLNSLVEKGNTIIVIEHNLDIISQADWIIDIGPLAGDKGGELVFSGTVGSLLSAEKSLTGQYLKKYLEL; this is encoded by the coding sequence ATGACTAAAAGAACAATAAATATTTATAGAGCCAGACAAAATAACCTTAAAAATATTTCGTTAAAAATCCCTAAACATGAAATTGTTGTCTTTACTGGAGTCTCTGGTTCAGGTAAATCTTCTTTAGTTTTCGAAACTATTGGCGCAGAGGCTCAAAGACAAATCAATGAAACTCAAGATAGTTTTGTACGCAATCGTTTACAACATTTTGGGGTGGCTGACGTTGATAAAATTGAGAATTTAAATGTACCTGTCATTATTAATCAAAAGCCTTTAACAGGTAACATTCGCTCAACAGTGGCAACAATTACAGATATTTATGCCAATCTTCGCTTGTTATTTTCCCGCATGGGAGAACCATTTATTGGATATTCGAATGTTTTTTCTTTTAATCATCCAAATGGCATGTGTCCACAATGCGAAGGTATTGGTTTAAAGCAAACAATTGATATTTATAAAATATTAAATTTAGATAAATCCTTAAATGAAGAAGGCGCTATCAATTTTCCTACCTATCAACCTACAGCATGGCGTTGGACGCGATATGCAGATTCAGGTTACTTTGATTTAGATAAAAAGTTAAAAGATTATAGTGAAAAAGAATGGGAATTATTGTTATATGCCCCTCAGCACAAGCCTTTAAATCCAACAAGTAAATGGAGAAAAACTGCACTTTACGAAGGACTAGTGACCAGATTTGAACGTAACTTTTTAAAAGGTGAAGCGCAAGAAAGAAATCGTTATCGGAATAAACTTGAGGATATTATTACCCCCAAAGAATGTTCTTTATGTAAAGGTCAACGACTTAATCAAAAATCGTTATCTTGTAAGATTAACGGTAAAAATATTGCTGATTGTACAGCTCTATCTGTATCAACACTTTTAGAGTTTATAGAGTCCATAAAAAGTGAGAAATTTGAAACCGTTTTACATGAACTCATTAATAAGCTGAGTAACTTAAACTTAGTTGGTCTCAGTTATTTAAATCTTAATCGTGTGAGCAATACATTATCGGGCGGTGAATCACAACGAATCAAAATGGTTAAACATTTGGGTAATAGTCTAGTTGATCTACTCTACATTTTTGACGAGCCAAGTATTGGGCTGCATCCAAAAGATTTAGATAATATTATTAAAATCATTCAAAAGATTAGAGATAAAGGAAATAGTGTTTTACTGGTTGAACATGATCCTGATCTTATTAGAACAGCTGACCATGTTATTGATATGGGTCCTCTTTCTGGTGTCAATGGTGGTCAAATCATTTACCAAGGAACTTTCGAAGAATTAAAGAACTCATCAGGTTTAACAGGTGAGTTTTTTAGAAGGCCAAATACCTATAAGAAAACACCCCGTATGAGTAATGAATGGATTTCGATTAAAAATGCTCATTTATTCAATCTAAAAAATATTGATGTCGATATTCCCAAAAATTGTCTAAGCGTTATTACAGGTGTTGCGGGTTCTGGAAAAAGTACGTTAATCAGTAAAGTCTTACCACAACGATATCCTGAAACAAAAGTGATTGATCAATCTGCAATTACTGCAAGCATTCGGTCAAATTTACTGACCTATCTAGATCTTCTTGATCCGATTCGCCAACTATTTGCAAAAGCAAATAAAGTGAGTGCTAAGCTCTTTAGTTTTAACAGCGAAGGTGCTTGTCCTCAGTGTAAAGGATCAGGTATCGAGAAAATTGAACTTGCATTTTTAGATGATGTTGAAATGACATGTGACCTTTGTCACGGCTCAGGATATGCCCCAGAAGTGTTGAAGTATCATTATAAAGATAAAAATATTGCTGAAATTCTAAAAATGACTGTTACAGAAGCTAGTCACTTTTTTGAAGATCGTAATTTGCAGCAGCAATTTAATTCATTGGTAAGCTTAGGGTTAGACTATATTGCAATTGGCCAACGCTTAAATACCTTCTCAGGTGGCGAGCGCCAAAGATTAAAACTCTCAAAAGAGCTCAATGAAACGGATAATATTTTTGTATTAGATGAGCCGAGTACGGGCTTACACCCCTCTGATACTGAAAAATTGATTAGTTTATTAAATAGCTTAGTTGAAAAAGGTAATACGATCATCGTTATCGAACATAATTTAGACATCATTAGTCAAGCAGATTGGATTATTGATATTGGTCCATTAGCTGGTGACAAAGGTGGTGAATTGGTGTTCTCTGGAACAGTCGGCTCCCTACTCTCTGCAGAAAAATCTTTAACAGGTCAATATTTGAAAAAATATCTAGAGCTGTAA
- a CDS encoding transporter: MYIHFKYPPFIAIASLSLVIASGQTLAAPNGNPTLPGGTTQFFIAEFPPITGNYLQIISSYSTADQFNDQNGDKKYDQDLKVAAQTLRLTTTWDKKILGSDITISEIIGTYVDLNNKIQTPYGNVKLNDDGLADVLFEPLILQWNKGQQKQWQMVAGLGFVLPIGTYSKSHDVNVAGHYFSIAPRVALKYKFENGLEAAISPMVNFNWKNSDSNYKTGNEMTIDYLLAYHSNKWRFGATGYYYTQLENDELDGQEIKDSKTKSFSIGPAIQYQFMNGKGPLVSASWIKDVESENKAEGQTFWLSAAIKF, from the coding sequence ATGTATATTCACTTTAAATACCCTCCATTCATTGCGATAGCTAGCCTTTCATTAGTTATAGCATCAGGACAGACTTTGGCAGCGCCAAATGGTAACCCTACTCTGCCTGGCGGCACCACCCAATTTTTTATTGCTGAATTTCCTCCAATTACTGGAAATTATCTTCAAATTATTTCTAGTTATTCTACGGCGGATCAATTTAATGATCAGAATGGTGATAAAAAATATGATCAAGACCTTAAAGTGGCTGCACAAACTTTAAGACTTACAACTACTTGGGATAAGAAGATTTTAGGATCAGATATTACGATATCTGAGATTATCGGAACGTATGTAGATCTAAATAATAAAATTCAAACACCATATGGAAATGTCAAACTTAACGATGATGGACTTGCAGATGTTTTATTTGAGCCATTAATTCTTCAATGGAATAAAGGACAACAGAAACAATGGCAAATGGTTGCTGGCTTAGGTTTTGTTTTACCCATCGGTACTTATAGTAAAAGTCATGATGTGAATGTCGCAGGCCACTATTTCTCAATCGCACCACGCGTAGCTCTTAAATACAAGTTTGAAAATGGACTTGAAGCAGCCATAAGTCCGATGGTTAATTTCAACTGGAAAAATTCAGATTCTAATTACAAAACGGGTAATGAAATGACCATTGATTACTTACTTGCTTACCACAGCAATAAATGGCGCTTCGGAGCGACTGGATATTATTACACTCAACTTGAAAATGACGAATTAGATGGCCAAGAAATTAAAGATTCAAAAACGAAATCATTTTCTATTGGGCCCGCTATCCAATATCAATTTATGAATGGAAAAGGCCCATTAGTTAGTGCGAGCTGGATTAAAGATGTGGAGTCTGAAAATAAAGCTGAAGGTCAAACTTTCTGGCTAAGTGCAGCAATCAAATTTTAA
- a CDS encoding VF530 family DNA-binding protein: MNASNDPLHGKKLADILDELLDYYGGFEGLSRKIEIRCFCIDPSVKSSLQFLRTTPWAREKVENLYLYVLRQKNKQKS, translated from the coding sequence ATGAACGCCTCCAATGACCCTTTACACGGCAAAAAACTTGCTGACATTTTGGATGAATTATTGGATTACTACGGTGGATTCGAAGGCTTAAGTCGCAAAATTGAAATTAGATGTTTTTGCATAGATCCAAGTGTTAAATCCTCATTACAATTCTTACGGACCACACCATGGGCACGTGAAAAAGTAGAAAACTTATATTTGTATGTCTTACGCCAAAAAAACAAACAGAAATCGTAG
- a CDS encoding catalase family protein, with product MANFIQPINFKVLYVFTPLVFVLTGCSETLHSQAPLSVKPSSENIAYPEIDPVLGEKLQPNEELIAHNIAQVIEKSIREQYRAGNALRDAHPKAHGCVRAEFHVSKNIPTQLTKGIFIPDQTYQAWIRFSNVSNDASNADINKDARGIAIKILGVSGQKILESEKQATTQDFIMINHPVFFANDAKRYLSFMNDVNSHNMIRKLHIPITLGFKGTMNALGARNSQIANPLYARYWSMVPYQLGLDNDRRAVKYSVRACSMPPNNLPKNPSHNYLREALKSTLQSTDACMEFLIQPRTSSKMSVEDSMTEWDEKAAPFYQVATIHIPKQNFDIAEQNKFCENLSFTPWHALPEHRPLGAVNRMRKVIYENISRVRHDMNSAPRQEP from the coding sequence ATGGCAAATTTTATACAGCCTATAAACTTTAAGGTTTTGTATGTATTTACTCCTCTTGTATTTGTATTAACAGGTTGCAGTGAAACTTTACACTCTCAGGCACCCTTATCAGTGAAGCCCTCTTCAGAGAATATTGCTTATCCAGAGATCGATCCAGTTTTAGGAGAAAAGTTACAACCTAATGAGGAACTCATCGCTCACAATATAGCCCAAGTGATTGAAAAGTCGATCCGTGAACAATATAGGGCTGGAAATGCTCTACGTGATGCACATCCTAAAGCGCATGGCTGTGTGCGAGCTGAATTTCATGTTTCAAAAAATATACCCACTCAATTGACTAAAGGGATATTTATTCCAGATCAAACTTATCAAGCATGGATTCGCTTTTCAAATGTTTCAAATGACGCCTCTAATGCGGACATTAATAAAGATGCGCGTGGTATAGCAATCAAAATTCTAGGTGTGTCTGGACAAAAAATTTTAGAAAGTGAAAAGCAAGCAACCACTCAAGATTTTATTATGATTAATCATCCGGTCTTTTTTGCCAATGATGCTAAACGATATCTTTCTTTCATGAATGATGTGAATAGCCATAATATGATCAGAAAACTCCATATTCCGATTACCCTAGGTTTTAAAGGAACCATGAATGCACTCGGAGCACGTAATTCGCAAATCGCAAATCCATTATATGCACGGTACTGGTCTATGGTTCCTTATCAGTTAGGGCTGGATAATGATCGAAGAGCAGTCAAATATTCAGTTCGTGCCTGTTCAATGCCACCAAACAATCTACCTAAAAATCCTAGTCATAATTATTTAAGGGAAGCTTTAAAGAGCACTTTACAAAGTACAGATGCTTGTATGGAATTTCTTATTCAGCCACGAACCTCAAGCAAAATGTCAGTAGAAGATTCAATGACAGAATGGGATGAGAAAGCAGCTCCTTTCTATCAAGTGGCGACTATCCATATTCCAAAGCAGAATTTTGATATAGCTGAACAAAATAAGTTTTGTGAAAATCTATCTTTTACGCCGTGGCACGCCTTACCGGAACATAGACCATTAGGTGCAGTAAATAGAATGCGTAAAGTCATTTATGAAAATATCAGTAGAGTTCGGCATGATATGAATTCAGCACCTAGGCAAGAACCTTAA